The window CAAGGCGGATATAGTTTCCATGTTCAAAACCTTTTTTTGAAGACAGGTCTTTTATAAAAATCCCGTATTTTTCCAGCAGGTAAACCGCAAGAGTTTCGGGACAAACACCGTCATCGAGTTTACATAATACGTAATTTGCTTCACTCGGAAAAACGGAAATGCCTTTTATTGCGGAAAGCTCTTTAATAAAATGTTTTCTTTCGTATGCTATAGAATCACAGGCCGCATGATAAGTTTTACCGTACTTATCATAAATCTGCAAAAAATATTCTCCGAAAGAGTTTATATTCCAAATAGAATTTTCTTTTTTTATTTTGTTGACATATCCGCAATCCGCACAAGCTAAAACCCCCAAACGCAAACCCGGTACCCCGTAGCTTTTACTTATAGATTTTATAACGGCAAGATTCGTATAATCAGCCAATATTTTTTCATCGATTAAAGAGTAGCGTTTTTCTTTTTCCGCAAAATCTATAAACGATTCATCAAAAATAAGCATAATATTTTTTTCGCGTAAAAACCCGCATAGTTTTAAAACTTCATCTTTTCCTAAAAAATTACCCGAAGGATTATCGGGATTAATTAAAATAACCGTCCCGGGGTTTTCTTTATTTACGCATTCCATTATATCATATAATGTATAGCGGAAATCTTCTTTAGAGGTACGTATAGGAATAATTTCCGCATTTGTAAGTCTTTCGGGATATTCATTAAATGTAGGGAACGGAACAGCGACCTTACCCGTGATTTGTTTTGCCAACGATGAAATAAGTTCCGCAGCTCCATTCCCGACAATAATATGTTCGGGACTTACATTAAAAATTTTTGCAGCAAGCAAACTTTGCTGATATGCACCGCTGGGGTACTCCGTAAGCAAGGTTTTAAAACTTGCAGTCATTTCATGCACCAAGTTTTCAGGCGGGAAATACGGATTTACCAGATAGCAAAAATCTTTTAACTGCGGGAATCTCCAATAACCTCCGAACCGCTTTTGCAAATTATATAATTTTTCTTTTCCTGTTTTAAAACGGTCTTCGGCAATTGCCAAATCCGCAGGGTCATCTATTTCATACCAATCATCTCCGTTTACAACCAAACCTTTTAAAACGGAAGCTGATAAAAATGAAAGAGCTTTCAGCACTTGCTCATAATATTCATTTTTACCGAAGGCCTTTTGATAAGCTTCAAGAAACGGAATATAATATTGACTCGTAAATTCTTTTGAAAATTTATAAATGTTTACGGTTTTAAAATAACTTCCCGTATCCTGCCAATTAAAATGAGCCTTATCCAAAATACTTATTATATAATTATTTTCATCAAGCAAAGTACAGGTTCCGTCCATCCACGGCTCAAAAGGCGAAACCACCGCAAGGTCTTTATCTTTGCTTTCAATAAGTTTTGTTATAATTGAAGGTTTAAAAATTAAATCGCTTTCAAGGAGAAGAGTGTCGTCTTTTGACATTTCATTACAGGCAAGATAAAGAGAATAAATATTGTTTGTTTTATCATATATGGGATTTTCAATATATTTTATTTCCATTCCGTTTAAATTTTTTTCATTAAATTTGGAAGAAATAAAATCTTTTAATACGTTACCCTTATATCCGATAACAATAACAAGCCGTTTTATCTTATTTAAAACAAGGGCTTCTATTGTGTATTCGATTAATGTTTTCCCGTTCACGGAAACCATACATTTTGTTGCATCTTTTGTGTAAGACCTCAGTCTTTTACCCATTCCCGCCGCAAGAATTATTGCCTGCATTTTAACCTCTCTATAAAGATTTTTTTTAATTATGCTGTATATGCAGGTTTTTGTCAACCTATCTGAAGTACTGGAATTTATTTACATTATCTATTATAATTTCCAATATGAACATATTCGAAAAATACGCTTTAAAAACTCCGGATATTTTACTTCCGGGTAAACTTACGGATTTTTCCGTTTGGGCTGTAATAGCCTGCGACCAATATACACAAGATAAAGAGTATTGGGATAAAGTACAATCCATTACAAAAAATAAACACTCCGCACGGCATATTATTTTACCGGAATTTTACTTGCACAATCTCTCGGAAAAACAGAGACAAGAAGAAGTCATAAAAATACATAATAATATGCAAAATTATATTAAAAATGCCGTTTTTGCGGAGCCTATTTCTTCCATGATTTATATTGAAAGAAAGACTTTTTACGGACGTACCCGAAAAGGGCTTATTACATGCATAGATTTGGAAAAATATGATTGGAAAAAATCTTCTAAAGCGGAAATACGGGCTACGGAGGCAACTATATTGGATAGACTCCCTCCGCGTATGGAAATAAGACGGACTGCTCCGATTGAACTTCCCCATATTATGCTCCTTGCAAACGACTATGATAATATTCTTATCGGAGAACTGGAAAAAAATATTCATAAAACAGAGGTCTCTCCTATATATAATTTTGATTTAATGATGAATGCCGGAAGCATTTCAGGCTGGGCTATTCCGCAAGAATTATCTTCCGCGGTAATAAAACCCGCACTTGAAAAACTTTATAAAAATAATACCGGTGAAGACGGTTCGACATTTATGTTTGCAGTAGGAGACGGGAACCATTCACTTGCCGCTGCAAAGGCAGTATGGGAAGAATTTAAACAAAAAACAGGCTCTATTCCGGCGGAAGACGGCTCCGTATCAATTCCTAAAAGTATTGAAAACCATCCTCTCAGATACGCATTAGTGGAAATAGTAAATCTATACGATTCGGGACTCACCTTTGAGCCGATTCACCGTATACTTTTCGATACCGACGGCAAAAAACTGACGGATTTTATACAATCAAAATTAGGCGGTACGGTGATAAAATGTAAATCCGAAGAAGAACTTTTGAATAAAGTCGAATCTTCAACATCATCTTTCGGCTTTATTTCCGAACGGGAAGGATTGATTTGTTTGGAAACAAATCTTGATTGTCTTGCAATAAGCGCAATTCAGCCGCTTTTAGATGAGTTTACAGGTTCAGAGAAAAAGATAGATTATATTCACGGAACCGATGAAGCCTTTCGCCTTTCGGAAAAGGTAAATTCCGTATCGGTTCTTTTACCGCCCATATCAAAAATGAACTTTTTTTCTACAATTGCGGAATACGGCTCGCTACCGCGCAAAAGTTTTTCTATGGGAGAGGCCAGCGAAAAACGCTTTTATCTTGAATGCAGAAGTCTTAGTTAAGCTCGCGAGTTTGCTTTGCAAACATCGTGTATTGTATGCCTTACATTACGAAACGGCGGTAAATAAACGATATTCAATAGGCTTTATTCATTTTAGTCAAATAAAGAATTCTCTTGAGAAACTTGGTTAAGTTTTACCGGAGGCTTTAAACCTAAATGGGTATAAGCCTTATCGGTAACCGTTCTGCCGCGCGGGGTTCGCTGAATAAGCCCGGATTGAATTAAATAAGGCTCGTAGTAATCTTCCAGTGTATCCTGCGATTCACCTATGGAAATTGCAAGGGTTTCAGCCCCTACAGGACCTCCGCCGTAATTTTCTATAATTGAGCTTAGAATCTGCCTGTCATAGGTTTCAAGCCCGAGTTTATCTATGTTAAGCTGTTTTAAACCCGCAACAACTACGGCTTCATCAATTTGAGCCTTTCCTGCAACTTGCGCAAAGTCGCGCATACGGCGTAAAAGACGGTTTGCTACACGAGGCGTTCCGCGCGAGCATTTTGCTAAAGCTAAAGCGGCGGCCTCTTTTATCTTTATTTCCAAAATGGAAGCCGAACGGCAAATAATTGATGAAAGCTCTTCATAAGAGTAAAATTCAAAGCGCTGCACAATTCCGAAACGGCTTATAAGCGGGCTTGAAACCATGCCGGCTCTGGTAGTAGCTCCTATCAATGTAAAAGGCGGAATCGGAATACGCACTGTTCTGGCTCCCGGCCCCTGCCCTATTATCCAATCAAGCTCGTAATCTTCCATTGCAATATAAAGCATTTCTTCGATTGCAGGTTTTAATCTGTGAATTTCATCGATAAAAAACACGCTTCTTTCGGTTAGGGTCGTTAAAATACCGGCTAAATCTTTAGGCTTATCCAAGGCGGGCGCTCCCGTAACCTTAAAATCAACACCGAGTTCGTTTGCCGTAATTTGCGCAAGAGTAGTCTTTCCGAGACCTGGAGGCCCTATTAAAAACAAATGGTCCAAACTTTCACCGCGCTCGCGGGCAGCCTTAATAAAAACCGCAAGATTTTCCTTAGCCTTACTTTGACCTCTAAAATCAGCTAAAAGTTTAGGTCTGAGAGCCCTATCCTTATCGTCTCCCGCCTGTTCTTCAGGCCGTACAACATCAAAATTTTCCATAAAGATTTTTACATTGCCGCCTTATAAATTGCAAGCACGTCTTTTTCCGTAAGTTCCTGAAAACCGTAAATTTTTCCGTTTTTTCCGCGGTGCCTTATTGCAGCTTCCGCCATCTCTTCCAAATGTTCTTCCCTTATATTTACATCTTTAAGCGTCATGGGAATACCCAGCGAAACGAAGAAATTATGTGTTTTTTGAATCGCATCTTGAGCCGTTTTGTAAACATCTTCATCTTGCGGAAGGTTCCACACATTTTTTCCGTAATCCGCAATTTTTTCTACGGTAGAAGAATTTAAACAATGAGAAAGCCAATGAGGAGTTAAGATTGCAAGACCTATACCGTGGGTAATATCGTAAAATGCGCTTAACTCGTGCTCCATAGGGTGAACGGACCATGCCGTATTTTTTCCCCCGTCAAGAAGACCGTTAATTGCCCAAGAATTCGCCCACAATAAATTGGCTCTGGCTTCGTAATTTTCGGGTTCCCTTATTGCGATGGGGCCGTATTTTATACAGGTTTTTAAAATACTTTCCGCAAAGCGGTCCTGCAAAAAAGCTCCGTCATTTAAGCTAAAATAACATTCAAATGTATGGCTCATAATATCGGCGGTACCTGCCGCAGTTTGTATTTTAGGAACCGAAAAAGTATACTCGGGGTTAAGCACGGAAAATTTAGGCAAAAGCAGTTTATCGGCAAACCCCAGTTTTTCTTTTGTTTTAAGATTCGAAATAACGGCACCGCAATTCATTTCGGAACCTGTAGCGGCAATGGTTAAAACGGTTCCTATCGGAAGAGTCTTTTGTATTACGGCTTTTCCGGTAATAATGTCCCAAGCATCCCCCCGATAATTTACGCAAGCTGAAACGGCTTTTGCACAATCAATAGTACTGCCGCCGCCGACCGGCAAAATAAAATCCAGATTGTTTTCACGTACGGTTTTTACACCCTCTTCCACTTCGGTAATACGGGGATTGGGAGAAATACCGGAAAGCTCTTTAAAAAAGATATTCTTCGATTTAAGCTGCTCCGTAATCTCATCATAAAGTCCGATTTTTTTTTATACTCCCGCTTCCGTAACAAAGCAACACTCTTTTACCGTATTTTAAAATTTCTTCGGCTAAATTTTTAACTCCGTTTTTTCCGAATAAAATCTTTACAGGCACTTCAAAATCAAAATCATACATAAAAACCTCCGTATAAAATAAACGCCCGCAAGGAATTTTCAAATTCCGAGGAGTGTTTATTTCCGCCGTTTCGTAATGCAATGAGAAACGGCATATAATAAGGAGTTTGCAAAGCAAACTCACGAGTTTAAAACAGACTAAAATAAACGAATATAAGTATATAACAAATACTCACTTTTTGCAACCTTACTTCTTGTATTAAACCTTCAGATTCCATTAGCCTTGTCAACTTTATAAAAAAATGTAATTTCCCTCTGGTAAAATTTTAAAAACCGTTATATAATTATGAAGTAAGAAATGTTAAAATTTCTTAAAATATTTTTTACGGAAGGAAAATATGGCAAAGGTTCTATCTATAATTTTAGGCGGAGGAAAGGGCACAAGACTTTTTCCTCTTACAAAACACCGCTCAAAACCTGCGGTTCCGTTCGGAGGGAAACACCGCATTATCGACATTCCGCTTTCAAACTGTATAAATTCGGGGTTTAGAAACATTTACATTGTAACTCAATTTAATTCCGCATCTCTTCATCTTCACATTGCAAAGGCCTATACCTTCGATACCTTTTCAAACGGATTCGTTGAAATTTTAGCCGCGGAACAAACCTTCGATAATACCGGTTGGTATAAAGGTACAGCCGATGCCGTACGCAAAAACCTTCATCATTTCAGACACGATAAACCTACTCATTATCTTATTCTTGCAGGCGACCAGCTCTACAGAATGGACTTAAAAAATTTTCTAAAATTTCATGAAGAATCGGGGTCGGATATCACCGTAGCCTGTACGCCCGTAACCCGCGAAGATGCCTCCGGTTTCGGTATAATGAAAGTAAACGAACATTCTCAAATAACCGAGTTTATGGAAAAACCTGGAACGGAAAAAGATATAAACACATGGAAAATTCCTTACAGCTCCGCAATAAAACCGGATAACCCTCAAAAAGAATATCTTGCTTCAATGGGAATTTATATTTTCAGCGCAAAAGTAATGGAAGAGTGTTTAGACAGTAAATATACCGATTTCGGAAAAGAAGTAATACCGGAATCGCTTAGTAAATATAAGGTATCTGCCTTTCCGCATAATGGTTATTGGACCGATATAGGAACAATACGTTCTTTTTATGAGGCTACTTTGGATTTAACCGAAATACAACCGAAATTCGATTTTTACGATGCACAAAGCCCGATTTATACGCACAACAGAAGTTTACCCACTTCAAAAATCAATTCCGCGGAATTAAAAAGAGCAAATTGCAGCGACGGCTGTGTAATAACAAATGCGGTCATTCACCATTCGGTAATCGGAGTACGCTCCGTAATTGAAACCGGCAGTTTTATAGAAGATACAATTTGTATGGGAGCCGATTATTATGAAAGCGGCGAAGAAAAAGAATTAAACAAAAAAAACGGTTTACCGAATATAGGTATCGGGAATAATTGTAAAATACGCTCCGCCATTATCGACAAAAATGTCCGCATAGGCGACAATGTTTCAATAGGTAACGGAAACATTCCGCCTGACGGAGATTACGGTACTTATCATGTTGTAGACGGTATTTACGTAATAATAAAAAATTCCGTAATACAAAACAATACGGTAATTTAATTTTCAGTATATTCCGCTGCAACCTTCATAGGCTCCGGTAAAGAATGTAAGTTGTCGTTTTCAAACTTATTTTCTTTGTTTACGGTTATACAAATTTCACCGTTTACACAGTCTATAAATGCCGTTGAATTTTTTACAAATTCTTCTTCGATAATTTTAACCGCTAAAACATCTTCTATTTTTGTCTGCAAAAGACGGCGCATGGGTCTTGCACCGTAAGAAGGATTATATCCGTTTTCTATAAAATATTTTTGAGCCGCTTGCGAAACTTCTATAAATAACTGTTTTTCCGAAAGGCGGGCTTTAAATTTTTCCATTTCCAATTTAAAAATATGTTTTATATTTTCTTCGGTAAGCGGTTTAAATACCAAAATGTCGTCAATACGGTTTATAAATTCAGGAGGTAAAAATTTTTTAATTTCATTCATCGCATTAGCTTTTATTTCAGAATAATCCATAACACCCGAACCTGAAGGATTAAAGCCCAACTGCTGCTCTTTAATTATGGACTTTGAACCTGCATTACTCGTCATTAAAATAACGGTATTTTTAAAATTAACTATTTTTCCGCGGCTGTCCCTAAGTTCTCCTTCTTCTAAAATTTGTAAAAGAATATTAAATACATCGGGGTGAGCCTTTTCGACTTCGTCCAACAGGACAACTGAATAAGGATTGCGCCTTATCTTTTCCGTTAAAAAGCCTCCGTTTTCAAATCCGATATATCCGGGAGGAGCTCCTATTAACCGTGCCGCATTGTGTTTTTCCATATAATCGCTCATATCTATTCTTATCAAAGAATCTTTTGTTCCGAATAAAAAGCCGGCAAGCGTTTTTGCAAGCAAGGTTTTTCCTACTCCCGTAGGACCTAAAAATAAAAAAGAACCTATAGGTCTATCGGGAGAGGAAATACCTGCACGGGACCTCCGTATTGAATTTGAAATAATCTCTACGGGTTCATCCTGTCCCACAACCGATTTTTTTAACTCGCTTTCAATTTGTAAAATGCGTTTTGTTTCGTCCGCTGTAAGTTTCGTAACGGGAATATCCGTCATAACGGAAATAACCTGAGCAACATCGTTTTCATCTATGCGGTGAGCGGGGTGTTCAGGCGGATTCAGCCAGCGCATTTTAATTTCCGCAAGGTCGTTTTTTAAAACCAATACTTCATCTCGTATCAAAGCCGCTTTTTCATAATTTTGAAGCGCAACCAATTCCGTTTTTTCTTCCGTAAGTTTTTTTATCTTTTCTTCGACTTGAAAAAGCTCTGCAGGACGTTTATCCAAAACGGTTTTTTTCATAGCGCCTATTTCATCTAAAACATCTATAGCTTTATCGGGAAAAAATCTGTCGGTAATATACCGTTTGGAATACTCTATTATTTTATGCAAAATTTCATCGCCGTAAATGACATTATGATGAGTCTCATACTTCGATTTTACACCTAAAAGGATTTCAAATGTTTCTTCAGGGCTCGGTTCTTTTATATTTATAGTTTGAAAGCGGCGCTCCAACGCTCCGTCATTTTGAAAATACCTTCGGTATTCATCGACGGTTGTAGCGCCTATACACTGTATTTCACCACGCGCTAAAGCGGGCTTTAAAATATTTGCAGCGTCCATAGCGCCTTGCGACCCGCCCGTACCTACGAGGTTATGCAATTCATCAATAAATAAAATGATGTTTTTATCTTCTTTTATTTCGGTAATAATTTGCTTTAACCGCTCTTCAAACTGACCGCGATATTTTGTCCCGGCAATTACGGAGCCTAAGTCTAAAGAAACAAGCCTTTTATTTAAAAGATTATGAGGCACTTGCTCGTTCGTTATCGCATAAGCCAAGCCTTCGATAATTGCGGTTTTTCCTATTCCGGGTTCGCCTACAAGTACGGGATTATTTTTTGTACGCCTTGAAAGAATTTGAACAAGACGCCCTATTTCTTTTTCTCTGCCTATTACGGGGTCCGATTTTCCGTCCCGAACAATATCGGTTAAATCCCTTCCGAATTCCATTAAGGTTGAATCTTTACGTTTTTGTGTTTCTGCGGGTTTATCGAAAGGAGAGCCTTTTTGCCTCCAATCCGGATTGGAAGTAAGTTTTAAAGCCGCATTTCTTACATCGTCAAGAAAAATATTATGCCTTACAAAAAACTGCGACAAAATTGAGTTATCTTCTCTTGAAAGAGCAATTAAAATATGCTCGGTACCGATATAATTATGCCTCATTGTTCTGGATTCTATTGCGGCAATATCGATGAGAGTTTTAATTCTGCGCGAAGGCGGAATTTCGCCTATAATCCGCTCACCTTGTCTTACAAAAATATTTTGCTCCACCGCAAGCTGTAAATTTAAGATATCGATATTAAGATTTTGTAATATTTCGTAACCGCGCCCGGTTTTATTTTTTATCAACGCCAATAACACATGTTCCGGCTGAAAAAAATCCGCATTTACTTTTCCCGCCTCTTGCTGTACGAAAATGTTTAATAATTTATGCGCATTTTGCGAAAGCCCTTGAAACATAATAACCTCCTGCCGCTCCTATTCTTTAATTCGGATTTTAGAGCAAATATCTTTAATAAGGTTTGCTCTGCACTCTTCTATAGAAGATTCCGTAATTGATTTATCAAACATATTATCGTTTAACAATAAAAATGCAAGATGTCCCATTTGAATTTTAAACAACATAGAATTGCATTGCTCATGAGTAATTCCTTCAATAAGATTTAAATTTAAACCAAGTTTGATTTTAAAAATAATATCCGCAGCTTCTTTAAATTCCATAAGTTTTGCATATTTAAAAATTGCAGAAGCACGGAAAATCATATCTTCCGTTTTTAACTTATTTTCCTCGGCAAAACTTTTACGTAAAGAGCGTTCCCTGTCAATAATATTTTGAACACCGGAAACAAATTCCGCAAGTTGAACAGTTTCATCTCCTCCCGCGCAAATCCCTGTAGAAATTGCAAAAAGAAACCCTATCGATTCTTTTGAATTGGCAGCATAGTAGCCTGAAACATTTAACCCGCATTCCCTTGCAAATTCCACTACAGAGCTTAATTTATTCGATAATAGAATTCCGGGAAGAGAACATAAAGCAGAGTATTTTATACCGGAGCCTATTCCGGTTATATCCGAAGTTATAAACCCTGCATCTTCTACGGCGGAAAATACAAACTTATTTTGCATTCTATCTTCCAAATCGGAAGCGGGAGCAAGGGCTGCATGCACATCAAAACCTGCGGCAAATGAAGAAATATTTATATGGTCCTCCATGTTTATTCCGGTATACAAAGAACCGTTATCATGTACTACCAAGGCTTTATCCGCTTCAACCGGCAATTTGCTGAAAAGGATACCGCGCTCTTCAAGAAGTTTTACCGCAAGAGGGTCGATTGCATCAAGTTTTATCTTTTTAAAATAAGCCGAATCTTCAAGCGTATCAAAAAAAGAAAAAAGGAGCGAAGTAATTTCTTGCGAATCTATATGCGAAATTAAAAGCGGGAATAAAAACCCTGAAATATTCCGAGCAATATTACATCTCGTAAATAAAACAACATCATTTTGCTCTCCCGTTTCACTGTACCAACCGTCAAGTTTCACTTTCATATTTTTTCTCCAAAGCTTTTAACTCATCGCGCAAAAAAGCCGCCTTTTCGTATTCTTCCGCTTCAATTGCCTTACGTAACTTTTGCCTGAGTTCAGCTGCAATAAGCTTATTTTCAAAACCGATTACCTTTGATTTTTGAATTACTCCGGTATACCGCAAATCTTTTTTCTTTTGCTTTAAAATTTCCGCAATTTCATTTTTAAAGGCCGAAAAACAATTTACACAGCCGATTTTTTGTTTAAATCTTATATCTAAAAGCTTTTGACCGCAGTGCGGACACACGGGAGAATTTTCAAATTCGAGTTTTTTGTTAAGCTCATAATTATTAAAGATATTTTTAATTGAAATATCCATTTTTTCGGAAAAAATTCCGAATCCGAATTTTGCAGCGCAATCTCTGCATAAATAAATATTTTTTTTAGCGCCGTCAGAAATTTGCTCGATAGAAACGGCTGCTTCGTTTTTTTTACACATATCGCAAATCATAATTTCCTCATAATTTCAATCGGTCTTTCTTTTCCCGCCCTCAAAGCCGGAATAATACAAACTGCGACCGATAAAATAAGCATCGACACGGCAATTAAATAAAGCTCCTTAAAATCAATTATTACGGGAATGCTTTCCAAATAAAAAGCCGGATCCAAAATATGAATTTCCAAAGGTACTCCGCCGGCAAAAACCGAATAAAAAAAATTTTGTAAATAGTTTAACAGTTTTTCAATAAAAGAAAATATTTCATTTATATGAAGGGCGGCCAAAATACCTAAGGGCATTCCGAAGATAATCCCGCCCAAACCGGTTAAAAACCCTGCAAACAAAAAAGAAAGAGTAATTGAAGAAGGCGGTGTACCCGTTGCTTTTAAAATCGCAACTTCCCTCCTTCTTTCCATTACAAGCATTACCACAGCAGAAGAAATATTTGCCGAAGCTACAAGCACGATTAAAAACATAATAAACATTAAAATATTTTTAGTTGTCGCAAAGGTTATAAAGCTCGTACGGTTTAAATCCTTCCAAGTATAAACCGTAAAATTGTCGGGTAAAATTTTATTAAGTTTAAAATATAACTCATTCAATTTAACTTCGTCAAAAGGATTTTCCGTCGAAACTAAAACCGATGTAAATGAAGAAGTAACAGGCATAATTTTTATACCTTGTTCAAGAGGAATAAAAACCCATAAAGAGTCCAATTCCTGATAACCTGAAGAAATAATGCCCGAAACGGTAAAAGAAGAAACCTTAGGCACAGTGTTCCCTTTTTTATTTTTATTTAAGGTTATAACCCTGCATACATCACCGGCTTTTAATTCCAGGGATTCTGCAATCTTTTTCCCGAGTATTACCGAGCGCTCCGTTTCAAATTCCAATTTTCCGTCTATAATTTTAATTAATTTTTTTACATTGCCGTTTTTTAAAAAAAATTCAGGCTCAATCGCTCGTATTGTCCCGCCGCTCCTTCCGTTTTTTCCGATAATTAAACCGTTTCCCTGCCGCTCAATCCAAGCATCTTTAAAAAAATCATTTTCAAGATTTTCCGAAAGAATTTTTTTTGCTTCTTTTTCCGTCTCACAGTTTTTTAATTCCGAAAATATACGCATATTTACAAGCTGCAAATGTCCCGTTCCGAGTTCTACAGTTCGGGAAGTAATACCTTCAATCATTCCGTCCGAAACTATAAGCACAACAACAACGGGAACAATACTGATTCCAATTCCCAAAACCGCACCGAGCAAACTTTTACGTGCATTTGAAACGCTTTTTCCCGAGCCTATTCCCAAAAAACGGAAGGCCATGCTTATAAAAACAAATTGCCTCATTTCAAAGCCGCTCCTCTTCTCCGAACCTTACCTGCACCAGCTTTCCGTTTTTAAGCCGATAACAGACATCGGTCAATTCGGCAATTTTAGCATCATGCGTAACTACAACTAATGTTTTTTTATGCTTATCCGCTACCGAAAACAAAAGATTCTGAACGGCTTGAGCATTTGCGGGGTCCAAATTACCTGTAGGTTCGTCCGCCAATAAAAGAGAGGGTTCATTTATTAAAGAACGCGCAACGGCAACACGCTGTCTTTCCCCTCCTGAAAGCTGCATAGGGAAATGCGATGCCCGTTCCTGAAGTTTTACATCTTCCAAAAGAGAAAGAGCTTTTTCTTTTATTTCCCGTTTGGGTTTTCCGGCAATTAAGGCGGGCAGCATAATATTTTCCAATGCCGTAAAATCTTTTAATAAATAATGAAACTGAAATACAAGTCCCAAAAAAGAACTTCTATATTCGGTTAAAGATTTTTCATCAAGCAGGTGAACTGCATATTGCCTCCCGGTTTCTTCAGGAGAACCTGCAAATATTTCACCTTCATCAAAGGATTCAAGCCCGCCAAGAACATTTAAAAAAGTACTTTTCCCCGAACCGGACTCGCCTATAATGGAAATCTTTTTATTTTCTTCAATTGTAAAATCGAGATTATCTAAAATTACAAGTTTTTCGTTTGCAGATAAAAAAGTTTTTGTCAAATTTGAAATTGAAACTACAATCTTACTCATAACGCATTACCTCCGCAGGTTTAAATTTTAAAATACGCTTTGCGGCAATAAGGGCTGCCGATGAAGCTGAAAAAACGCCGAACAAAAATACGCTTAAAATTTCACCGAAAAAAAGTCTTACCGGTACATCTTCCATATAAAGATAAACGGGATTAAAAACATAAAACTCTTCACTTACATAACCTTGACTTAAAATGGAAATAAACAGTAAAACCTTATTTACCGCTTGTTCCGTAATTGCAAATATCGAATTTATTTGCAGTGAAAGAAAAAGTCCGAGTAAAAGCCCGGAAACGGAACCTATAAAACCTATTGTAAAACCGTTTGCAATAAAAATAAACTGAACATATTTCGTATATGCACCCATTGAAACCAGTACGGAAATATCTTCACGCCTTTCATAAATGGAACGTCTCATTCCGTTATAAATATTGACCGCAACTACCAAAAAAATTAAAACAATCAATAAAAGCATCATATTTTTTTCTATTTGCAAAGCTCCGAAAAAAGCATGGTTATATGAACGCCAAGATTCAGCTTCTATTTCAGGGACTGCATTTTTTACGGAAGAGAT is drawn from Treponema pedis and contains these coding sequences:
- a CDS encoding DUF1015 domain-containing protein, with the translated sequence MNIFEKYALKTPDILLPGKLTDFSVWAVIACDQYTQDKEYWDKVQSITKNKHSARHIILPEFYLHNLSEKQRQEEVIKIHNNMQNYIKNAVFAEPISSMIYIERKTFYGRTRKGLITCIDLEKYDWKKSSKAEIRATEATILDRLPPRMEIRRTAPIELPHIMLLANDYDNILIGELEKNIHKTEVSPIYNFDLMMNAGSISGWAIPQELSSAVIKPALEKLYKNNTGEDGSTFMFAVGDGNHSLAAAKAVWEEFKQKTGSIPAEDGSVSIPKSIENHPLRYALVEIVNLYDSGLTFEPIHRILFDTDGKKLTDFIQSKLGGTVIKCKSEEELLNKVESSTSSFGFISEREGLICLETNLDCLAISAIQPLLDEFTGSEKKIDYIHGTDEAFRLSEKVNSVSVLLPPISKMNFFSTIAEYGSLPRKSFSMGEASEKRFYLECRSLS
- a CDS encoding iron-containing alcohol dehydrogenase, translated to MGLYDEITEQLKSKNIFFKELSGISPNPRITEVEEGVKTVRENNLDFILPVGGGSTIDCAKAVSACVNYRGDAWDIITGKAVIQKTLPIGTVLTIAATGSEMNCGAVISNLKTKEKLGFADKLLLPKFSVLNPEYTFSVPKIQTAAGTADIMSHTFECYFSLNDGAFLQDRFAESILKTCIKYGPIAIREPENYEARANLLWANSWAINGLLDGGKNTAWSVHPMEHELSAFYDITHGIGLAILTPHWLSHCLNSSTVEKIADYGKNVWNLPQDEDVYKTAQDAIQKTHNFFVSLGIPMTLKDVNIREEHLEEMAEAAIRHRGKNGKIYGFQELTEKDVLAIYKAAM
- a CDS encoding aminotransferase class I/II-fold pyridoxal phosphate-dependent enzyme codes for the protein MQAIILAAGMGKRLRSYTKDATKCMVSVNGKTLIEYTIEALVLNKIKRLVIVIGYKGNVLKDFISSKFNEKNLNGMEIKYIENPIYDKTNNIYSLYLACNEMSKDDTLLLESDLIFKPSIITKLIESKDKDLAVVSPFEPWMDGTCTLLDENNYIISILDKAHFNWQDTGSYFKTVNIYKFSKEFTSQYYIPFLEAYQKAFGKNEYYEQVLKALSFLSASVLKGLVVNGDDWYEIDDPADLAIAEDRFKTGKEKLYNLQKRFGGYWRFPQLKDFCYLVNPYFPPENLVHEMTASFKTLLTEYPSGAYQQSLLAAKIFNVSPEHIIVGNGAAELISSLAKQITGKVAVPFPTFNEYPERLTNAEIIPIRTSKEDFRYTLYDIMECVNKENPGTVILINPDNPSGNFLGKDEVLKLCGFLREKNIMLIFDESFIDFAEKEKRYSLIDEKILADYTNLAVIKSISKSYGVPGLRLGVLACADCGYVNKIKKENSIWNINSFGEYFLQIYDKYGKTYHAACDSIAYERKHFIKELSAIKGISVFPSEANYVLCKLDDGVCPETLAVYLLEKYGIFIKDLSSKKGFEHGNYIRLAVRDEKDNNYIVGALKEVLPELNKA
- the ruvB gene encoding Holliday junction branch migration DNA helicase RuvB — protein: MENFDVVRPEEQAGDDKDRALRPKLLADFRGQSKAKENLAVFIKAARERGESLDHLFLIGPPGLGKTTLAQITANELGVDFKVTGAPALDKPKDLAGILTTLTERSVFFIDEIHRLKPAIEEMLYIAMEDYELDWIIGQGPGARTVRIPIPPFTLIGATTRAGMVSSPLISRFGIVQRFEFYSYEELSSIICRSASILEIKIKEAAALALAKCSRGTPRVANRLLRRMRDFAQVAGKAQIDEAVVVAGLKQLNIDKLGLETYDRQILSSIIENYGGGPVGAETLAISIGESQDTLEDYYEPYLIQSGLIQRTPRGRTVTDKAYTHLGLKPPVKLNQVSQENSLFD